One Mugil cephalus isolate CIBA_MC_2020 chromosome 10, CIBA_Mcephalus_1.1, whole genome shotgun sequence genomic window carries:
- the LOC125014949 gene encoding NLR family CARD domain-containing protein 3-like isoform X2, which translates to MDPPQEIERSPDGEPPVKRRAMSMCSDASMKHLVVFAKEAADSPFHSENTPAFSCASMKSDSSMEAHHEWSSKDSDRDHHDCPELTEVDGNVIFKLVETHIIDRVKSEMKRYKNVLFPHLPQSSESKGQSEDSEATEDKKQNLSTSEEILKMTLQALNEIGRRELANKLEKYIYGELDACQRKLKHKLKKFEYIYEGIAQHGNQTLLNKVYTELYITEGVSGGVNKEHEVRQIEAATRRPATEDKPIKCEDIFKPMCGQDRPIRTVLTNGIAGIGKTISVQKFNLEWAEGRVNQDIHLLINLPFRELNLMKERKYTLTQLLHQFLMEAKESGISNFGKYKLVLIFDGLDECRLPLDFNCNGPCRCVSEEVSVDVLLTSLFRGNLLPSAHIWITSRPAAANRIPGQLIDRVTEIRGFNDPQKEEYFRKKIPDQTMASRVISHIKSTRSLHIMCHIPVFSWISATVLQRILEDTVRREEEGEGRREMPNTLTKMYTHFLAYNSVIRGQKYPAGQEASEAQDQVKMNEEIILKLGKLAFEHLMKGNMIFYENELKEYNINVNAAVYSGMLTQMSGSDSGFHLERIFCFVHFSIQEFFAAMYIFHTFVCFNQNLLEPHETSAVEAAPCEVTDLLKSAVDKALQSDNGHLDLLLRFLLGLSQTSNLTLLKSLLTKMPNSPLGRNEEIVEYIKEKTRQNLSPERCVNLFHCLVELHDHSLLEEIQNYLSSGRLSETELSPSQWSALVFVLLTSEEKLDEFDLRKYSRSEEGLRRLLPVIKESRVAVLKECNLTEECCEMLAAAVNSSILKELDLSDNDLQDAGIKLLSAGLERPTCQLETLRLAFCGITETGCGFLATALRSNPGHLKNLDLSYNHPGQKGMEMLTSVQKEIAHLTVRFDNSGECYLKSALKKYSCELTLNPNTAHSYLSFSEDNKQMTRMETAQQYPESPERFPDWGQVLCREALRGRYYWEAEWTAEWAGIGVAYKGISRKAKGNECTLGHNDQSWSLRYYKGQYSFWYNKNFSPIFVPYFNSKRVGVFLDWSAGTLSFYGVSTHTMTHLYTFHTKFSEPLYPGFRLGFPNSSLTLCQPGLNTHSIENM; encoded by the exons ATGGATCCACCCCAGGAGATAGAAAGGAGTCCTGATGGGGAACCGCCTGTAAAAAGAAGAGCAATGTCCATGTGTAGTGACGCATCCATGAAGCATCTTGTTGTATTTGCCAAAGAAGCAGCTGACAG tCCCTTTCATTCGGAAAACACGCCTGCTTTTTCCTGTGCATCTATGAAAAGTGATTCCTCCATGGAGGCTCATCATGAGTGGTCAAGCAAAGACTCTGATAG agaccATCATGACTGCCCAGAGTTGACAGAGGTGGATGGAAACGTCATATTCAAG TTGGTGGAAACCCACATCATAGACAGGGTTAAGAGTGAGATGAAAAGGTACAAAAATGTGCTCTTTCCACACCTACCACAATCTTCTGAGAGTAAAGGGCAGAGTGAAGACAGTGAGgccactgaagacaaaaaacaaaacttgagtACCAGTGAGGAAATTCTGAAGATGACTCTACAAGCCTTAAATGAAATAGGCCGACGGGAGCTTGCAAACAAACTAGAGAAGT ACATTTACGGCGAACTTGATGCCTGCCAGcgaaaactcaaacacaaacttaaaaaaTTTGAATACATTTACGAGGGAATAGCACAGCATGGCAACCAGACTCTTCTCAACAAGGTGTACACTGAACTCTACATCACTGAGGGAGTGAGTGGAGGTGTTAACAAAGAACATGAGGTCAGGCAAATTGAGGCAGCAACCAGGAGACCAGCAACAGAAGATAAGCCAATCAAATGTGAAGACATCTTTAAACCCATGTGTGGCCAAGACAGACCCATCAGAACCGTGCTGACAAATGGAATTGCTGGGATTGGTAAAACTATCTCGGTACAGAAGTTCAATCTGGAGTGGGCAGAGGGGAGAGTTAACCAGGATATCCATCTCCTTATTAATCTTCCATTTCGGGAGCTGAATCTGATGAAGGAGAGAAAGTATACTCTGACCCAGCTCCTTCATCAGTTTCTCATGGAGGCAAAAGAATCAGGAATTTCAAATTTTGGCAAATACAAGCTTGTGCTGATATTTGATGGGTTGGACGAATGCCGACTCCCCCTGGACTTCAACTGTAATGGGCCCTGCCGTTGTGTCTCAGAGGAGGTTTCAGTGGATGTCCTACTGACGAGTCTCTTCAGAGGGAACCTGCTGCCTTCTGCACACATCTGGATTACCTCCAGACCTGCAGCTGCAAACCGCATTCCAGGCCAGCTTATCGATCGTGTGACAGAGATCCGAGGATTCAACGACCCTCAGAAGGAAGAGTACTTCAGGAAAAAGATCCCTGATCAAACCATGGCCAGTAGAGTCATTTCACACATTAAGTCAACCAGGAGCCTTCATATTATGTGTCATATACCAGTTTTCAGCTGGATATCAGCCACTGTGCTGCAGAGGATTTTAGAAGACACagtgaggagagaagaagaaggcgaGGGCAGAAGGGAAATGCCAAACACTCTgacaaaaatgtacacacatttCCTGGCGTACAACTCAGTGATCAGAGGGCAGAAGTACCCAGCAGGACAAGAGGCGTCTGAAGCACAGGACCAggtcaaaatgaatgaagagatCATCTTGAAGCTTGGAAAACTGGCCTTTGAGCACCTCATGAAGGGCAACATGATCTTCTACGAGAACGAACTGAAAGAGTACAACATCAATGTCAACGCTGCAGTATACTCAGGGATGTTGACACAGATGTCAGGGAGTGATTCTGGATTCCATCTGGAGAGGATCTTCTGCTTTGTGCATTTCAGCATCCAGGAGTTTTTTGCTGCAATGTACATTTTTCACACATTCGTCTGCTTCAACCAAAACCTGCTGGAACCACACGAAACGTCTGCTGTTGAAGCTGCTCCCTGTGAAGTAACCGACCTCCTCAAGAGTGCCGTGGATAAGGCCCTGCAGAGCGACAACGGACATCTTGATCTCTTGCTTCGCTTCCTTCTAGGCCTCTCACAAACATCCAATCTGACCTTGTTGAAGAGTCTTCTTACCAAAATGCCCAACAGTCCACTAGGAAGAAATGAGGAGATTGTTGagtacatcaaggagaagaCCAGACAAAACCTATCCCCAGAAAGATGTGTCAATCTCTTCCACTGCCTGGTTGAGCTTCACGACCACTCCCTTTTAGAGGAAATCCAGAACTACCTGAGCTCAGGTAGGTTGTCAGAGACCGAGCTGTCACCTTCGCAGTGGTCTGCTCTGGTCTTTGTGTTGCTGACCTCAGAGGAAAAgttggatgagtttgacctgaggAAGTATTCAAGATCAGAGGAGGGTCTCCGGAGGCTGTTGCCCGTAATCAAAGAGTCCAGAGTAGCTGT GCTTAAAGAATGCAACCTGACAGAAGAATGCTGTGAAATGCTTGCAGCAGCAGTAAACAGTTCCATTCTGAAGGAGCTTGACCTGAGTGACAATGATCTGCAAGATGCGGGGATAAAGTTACTTTCTGCTGGACTGGAAAGACCAACATGCCAACTGGAAACACTGAG GCTGGCATTCTGTGGGATCACAGAAACCGGCTGTGGCTTTTTGGCTACAGCTCTGAGGTCCAACCCTGGCCACTTGAAAAACCTGGATCTAAGTTACAATCATCCAGGGCAAAAAGGGATGGAGATGCTGACCTCTGTACAAAAGGAAATAGCACATCTTACTGTCAG GTTTGACAACAGTGGGGAGTGCTACTTGAAATCAGCTCTGAAAAAAT ATTCATGTGAGCTAACCTTGAATCCGAACACAGCCCATTCGtatctgtctttctctgaagacaacaaacaaatgacacgAATGGAAACTGCTCAGCAGTACCCCGAAAGCCCGGAGAGATTCCCAGACTGGGGACAGGTGCTTTGTAGAGAGGCTCTGCGTGGTCGTTACTACTGGGAAGCCGAATGGACTGCGGAGTGGGCCGGTATAGGAGTGGCCTATAAAGGAATCAGCAGGAAAGCCAAAGGTAACGAATGTACCCTCGGCCACAACGATCAGTCCTGGAGTCTGCGCTACTATAAAGGCCAATACTCCTTCTGGTACAATAAGAACTTCTCACCCATCTTTGTTCCCTACTTCAACTCAAAGAGGGTTGGAGTGTTCCTAGACTGGTCAGCTGGCACTCTGTCCTTCTATGGTGTATCCACACACACCATGACTCACCTGTACACTTTCCACACAAAATTCTCTGAGCCGCTGTATCCAGGCTTCAGACTGGGATTTCCAAACTCCTCATTAACCCTGTGCCAGCCGGGCTTAAACACCCACTCTATAGAAAACATGTAA
- the LOC125014949 gene encoding NLR family CARD domain-containing protein 3-like isoform X1: protein MDVVTGLGELIQKCPLEIQQELSLKMDPPQEIERSPDGEPPVKRRAMSMCSDASMKHLVVFAKEAADSPFHSENTPAFSCASMKSDSSMEAHHEWSSKDSDRDHHDCPELTEVDGNVIFKLVETHIIDRVKSEMKRYKNVLFPHLPQSSESKGQSEDSEATEDKKQNLSTSEEILKMTLQALNEIGRRELANKLEKYIYGELDACQRKLKHKLKKFEYIYEGIAQHGNQTLLNKVYTELYITEGVSGGVNKEHEVRQIEAATRRPATEDKPIKCEDIFKPMCGQDRPIRTVLTNGIAGIGKTISVQKFNLEWAEGRVNQDIHLLINLPFRELNLMKERKYTLTQLLHQFLMEAKESGISNFGKYKLVLIFDGLDECRLPLDFNCNGPCRCVSEEVSVDVLLTSLFRGNLLPSAHIWITSRPAAANRIPGQLIDRVTEIRGFNDPQKEEYFRKKIPDQTMASRVISHIKSTRSLHIMCHIPVFSWISATVLQRILEDTVRREEEGEGRREMPNTLTKMYTHFLAYNSVIRGQKYPAGQEASEAQDQVKMNEEIILKLGKLAFEHLMKGNMIFYENELKEYNINVNAAVYSGMLTQMSGSDSGFHLERIFCFVHFSIQEFFAAMYIFHTFVCFNQNLLEPHETSAVEAAPCEVTDLLKSAVDKALQSDNGHLDLLLRFLLGLSQTSNLTLLKSLLTKMPNSPLGRNEEIVEYIKEKTRQNLSPERCVNLFHCLVELHDHSLLEEIQNYLSSGRLSETELSPSQWSALVFVLLTSEEKLDEFDLRKYSRSEEGLRRLLPVIKESRVAVLKECNLTEECCEMLAAAVNSSILKELDLSDNDLQDAGIKLLSAGLERPTCQLETLRLAFCGITETGCGFLATALRSNPGHLKNLDLSYNHPGQKGMEMLTSVQKEIAHLTVRFDNSGECYLKSALKKYSCELTLNPNTAHSYLSFSEDNKQMTRMETAQQYPESPERFPDWGQVLCREALRGRYYWEAEWTAEWAGIGVAYKGISRKAKGNECTLGHNDQSWSLRYYKGQYSFWYNKNFSPIFVPYFNSKRVGVFLDWSAGTLSFYGVSTHTMTHLYTFHTKFSEPLYPGFRLGFPNSSLTLCQPGLNTHSIENM from the exons ATGGATGTGGTGACAGGTCTGGGAGAGCTTATTCAGAAATGCCCACTGGAG ATACAGCAGGAGTTGTCTCTGAAAATGGATCCACCCCAGGAGATAGAAAGGAGTCCTGATGGGGAACCGCCTGTAAAAAGAAGAGCAATGTCCATGTGTAGTGACGCATCCATGAAGCATCTTGTTGTATTTGCCAAAGAAGCAGCTGACAG tCCCTTTCATTCGGAAAACACGCCTGCTTTTTCCTGTGCATCTATGAAAAGTGATTCCTCCATGGAGGCTCATCATGAGTGGTCAAGCAAAGACTCTGATAG agaccATCATGACTGCCCAGAGTTGACAGAGGTGGATGGAAACGTCATATTCAAG TTGGTGGAAACCCACATCATAGACAGGGTTAAGAGTGAGATGAAAAGGTACAAAAATGTGCTCTTTCCACACCTACCACAATCTTCTGAGAGTAAAGGGCAGAGTGAAGACAGTGAGgccactgaagacaaaaaacaaaacttgagtACCAGTGAGGAAATTCTGAAGATGACTCTACAAGCCTTAAATGAAATAGGCCGACGGGAGCTTGCAAACAAACTAGAGAAGT ACATTTACGGCGAACTTGATGCCTGCCAGcgaaaactcaaacacaaacttaaaaaaTTTGAATACATTTACGAGGGAATAGCACAGCATGGCAACCAGACTCTTCTCAACAAGGTGTACACTGAACTCTACATCACTGAGGGAGTGAGTGGAGGTGTTAACAAAGAACATGAGGTCAGGCAAATTGAGGCAGCAACCAGGAGACCAGCAACAGAAGATAAGCCAATCAAATGTGAAGACATCTTTAAACCCATGTGTGGCCAAGACAGACCCATCAGAACCGTGCTGACAAATGGAATTGCTGGGATTGGTAAAACTATCTCGGTACAGAAGTTCAATCTGGAGTGGGCAGAGGGGAGAGTTAACCAGGATATCCATCTCCTTATTAATCTTCCATTTCGGGAGCTGAATCTGATGAAGGAGAGAAAGTATACTCTGACCCAGCTCCTTCATCAGTTTCTCATGGAGGCAAAAGAATCAGGAATTTCAAATTTTGGCAAATACAAGCTTGTGCTGATATTTGATGGGTTGGACGAATGCCGACTCCCCCTGGACTTCAACTGTAATGGGCCCTGCCGTTGTGTCTCAGAGGAGGTTTCAGTGGATGTCCTACTGACGAGTCTCTTCAGAGGGAACCTGCTGCCTTCTGCACACATCTGGATTACCTCCAGACCTGCAGCTGCAAACCGCATTCCAGGCCAGCTTATCGATCGTGTGACAGAGATCCGAGGATTCAACGACCCTCAGAAGGAAGAGTACTTCAGGAAAAAGATCCCTGATCAAACCATGGCCAGTAGAGTCATTTCACACATTAAGTCAACCAGGAGCCTTCATATTATGTGTCATATACCAGTTTTCAGCTGGATATCAGCCACTGTGCTGCAGAGGATTTTAGAAGACACagtgaggagagaagaagaaggcgaGGGCAGAAGGGAAATGCCAAACACTCTgacaaaaatgtacacacatttCCTGGCGTACAACTCAGTGATCAGAGGGCAGAAGTACCCAGCAGGACAAGAGGCGTCTGAAGCACAGGACCAggtcaaaatgaatgaagagatCATCTTGAAGCTTGGAAAACTGGCCTTTGAGCACCTCATGAAGGGCAACATGATCTTCTACGAGAACGAACTGAAAGAGTACAACATCAATGTCAACGCTGCAGTATACTCAGGGATGTTGACACAGATGTCAGGGAGTGATTCTGGATTCCATCTGGAGAGGATCTTCTGCTTTGTGCATTTCAGCATCCAGGAGTTTTTTGCTGCAATGTACATTTTTCACACATTCGTCTGCTTCAACCAAAACCTGCTGGAACCACACGAAACGTCTGCTGTTGAAGCTGCTCCCTGTGAAGTAACCGACCTCCTCAAGAGTGCCGTGGATAAGGCCCTGCAGAGCGACAACGGACATCTTGATCTCTTGCTTCGCTTCCTTCTAGGCCTCTCACAAACATCCAATCTGACCTTGTTGAAGAGTCTTCTTACCAAAATGCCCAACAGTCCACTAGGAAGAAATGAGGAGATTGTTGagtacatcaaggagaagaCCAGACAAAACCTATCCCCAGAAAGATGTGTCAATCTCTTCCACTGCCTGGTTGAGCTTCACGACCACTCCCTTTTAGAGGAAATCCAGAACTACCTGAGCTCAGGTAGGTTGTCAGAGACCGAGCTGTCACCTTCGCAGTGGTCTGCTCTGGTCTTTGTGTTGCTGACCTCAGAGGAAAAgttggatgagtttgacctgaggAAGTATTCAAGATCAGAGGAGGGTCTCCGGAGGCTGTTGCCCGTAATCAAAGAGTCCAGAGTAGCTGT GCTTAAAGAATGCAACCTGACAGAAGAATGCTGTGAAATGCTTGCAGCAGCAGTAAACAGTTCCATTCTGAAGGAGCTTGACCTGAGTGACAATGATCTGCAAGATGCGGGGATAAAGTTACTTTCTGCTGGACTGGAAAGACCAACATGCCAACTGGAAACACTGAG GCTGGCATTCTGTGGGATCACAGAAACCGGCTGTGGCTTTTTGGCTACAGCTCTGAGGTCCAACCCTGGCCACTTGAAAAACCTGGATCTAAGTTACAATCATCCAGGGCAAAAAGGGATGGAGATGCTGACCTCTGTACAAAAGGAAATAGCACATCTTACTGTCAG GTTTGACAACAGTGGGGAGTGCTACTTGAAATCAGCTCTGAAAAAAT ATTCATGTGAGCTAACCTTGAATCCGAACACAGCCCATTCGtatctgtctttctctgaagacaacaaacaaatgacacgAATGGAAACTGCTCAGCAGTACCCCGAAAGCCCGGAGAGATTCCCAGACTGGGGACAGGTGCTTTGTAGAGAGGCTCTGCGTGGTCGTTACTACTGGGAAGCCGAATGGACTGCGGAGTGGGCCGGTATAGGAGTGGCCTATAAAGGAATCAGCAGGAAAGCCAAAGGTAACGAATGTACCCTCGGCCACAACGATCAGTCCTGGAGTCTGCGCTACTATAAAGGCCAATACTCCTTCTGGTACAATAAGAACTTCTCACCCATCTTTGTTCCCTACTTCAACTCAAAGAGGGTTGGAGTGTTCCTAGACTGGTCAGCTGGCACTCTGTCCTTCTATGGTGTATCCACACACACCATGACTCACCTGTACACTTTCCACACAAAATTCTCTGAGCCGCTGTATCCAGGCTTCAGACTGGGATTTCCAAACTCCTCATTAACCCTGTGCCAGCCGGGCTTAAACACCCACTCTATAGAAAACATGTAA